Proteins encoded by one window of Halobaculum halobium:
- a CDS encoding VOC family protein, which translates to MTPNSFFHVALKADDVDATASFYEAAFDGTVIERGHAADGEGATAVEHVALEVADKRVYVFDRAPYEATGDVEAMPTGLLHFGFVVDDIDAAREAIDGVGFGVDWVMGPERFGDLRIAFLIDPTGTIVELIEHVS; encoded by the coding sequence GTGACACCGAACTCGTTCTTCCACGTGGCGCTGAAGGCCGACGACGTGGACGCGACGGCATCGTTCTACGAGGCGGCGTTCGACGGGACTGTCATCGAGCGGGGCCACGCCGCCGACGGCGAGGGCGCGACGGCCGTCGAACACGTCGCCTTGGAGGTGGCCGACAAGCGCGTGTACGTCTTCGACCGGGCGCCCTACGAGGCGACCGGTGACGTGGAGGCGATGCCGACCGGCCTGCTCCACTTCGGGTTCGTCGTCGACGACATCGACGCCGCCCGCGAGGCGATCGACGGCGTCGGCTTCGGCGTCGACTGGGTGATGGGACCCGAGCGCTTCGGCGACCTCCGGATCGCGTTCTTGATCGACCCGACCGGGACCATCGTCGAACTCATCGAGCACGTGTCGTGA
- a CDS encoding DUF7117 family protein, whose translation MGDRGPEGTTPGVTDDEEWYLTTLLRAADTGERPNAEEIPPRMHEARGLAAAEAVLEYRSDVSTYLDDHPDPEASRTLGAIRDRAKRIDALEGDVAPAEADALVEAAVELGRYLIAGDAAALASARERLE comes from the coding sequence GTGGGCGACCGCGGCCCCGAAGGAACCACTCCGGGCGTCACCGACGACGAGGAGTGGTACCTCACGACGCTGCTGCGCGCGGCTGACACGGGCGAGCGGCCGAACGCGGAGGAGATTCCCCCGCGGATGCACGAGGCTCGCGGGCTCGCGGCCGCCGAGGCGGTATTGGAGTACCGATCGGACGTGTCGACGTACCTCGACGACCATCCCGATCCCGAGGCGAGTCGAACGCTCGGCGCCATCCGCGATCGCGCGAAGCGGATCGACGCGCTTGAGGGCGACGTGGCGCCCGCGGAGGCGGACGCGCTCGTCGAGGCGGCCGTCGAGCTGGGGCGATACCTCATCGCCGGCGACGCGGCGGCGCTGGCGAGCGCGAGAGAACGGTTGGAGTAG